In Juglans microcarpa x Juglans regia isolate MS1-56 chromosome 7D, Jm3101_v1.0, whole genome shotgun sequence, the following are encoded in one genomic region:
- the LOC121239055 gene encoding 60S acidic ribosomal protein P0-like produces the protein MAVKPTRSQKKTIYDKKLCAMLSDYSQILVVHADNVGSNQLQSIRRGLRGDSVVLMGKNTMMKRSIKIHAEKSGNEAIKNLIPLLVGNVGLIFTKGDLKEVREEVGKYKVGAPARVGLVAPIDVVVPPGNTGLDPSQTSFFQVLNIATKINKGTVEIITPVEIIKKGDKVGSSEAALLSKLGIRPFSYGLVVLSVYDNGSVFSPEVLDLTEDDLMEKFAAGVSMVASISLAVSYPTLTAAPHAFINAYKNALGVAVATEYSFPQAEQVKEYLKDPSKFAAMLAPVAVADTGAAPSATTKVEEKKEEPEEESDDDMVLGLFD, from the exons ATGGCCGTGAAGCCCACAAGGTCCCAGAAGAAAACCATATACGACAAGAAGCTATGCGCCATGCTCAGCGATTACTCCCAGATTCTGGTCGTTCACGCCGACAACGTGGGCTCGAACCAGCTCCAGAGCATCCGCAGGGGCCTCCGAGGTGACTCCGTGGTTTTGATGGGAAAGAACACGATGATGAAGCGTTCCATCAAGATTCATGCGGAGAAGTCAGGAAACGAGGCGATCAAGAACCTCATTCCTCTTTTGGTG gGCAATGTGGGATTGATCTTCACCAAGGGTGACTTGAAGGAAGTAAGGGAAGAGGTTGGCAAATATAAG GTTGGAGCTCCCGCACGTGTTGGTCTTGTTGCACCGATCGATGTTGTTGTCCCCCCTGGAAACACTGGACTCGATCCTTCTCAGACCTCCTTCTTTCAG GTGCTGAACATAGCAACCAAAATCAATAAAGGCACAGTGGAGATCATCACACCTGTGGAGATCATAAAAAAGGGTGACAAAGTGGGCTCCTCCGAGGCTGCACTTCTTTCAAAGCTTGGGATACGGCCTTTCTCTTATGGTCTTGTTGTACTCTCTGTTTATGACAATGGATCGGTCTTTAGCCCCGAGGTGCTTGATCTCACTGAGGATGATCTTATGGAGAAATTTGCTGCTGGGGTCTCCATGGTCGCCTCTATTTCCCTGGCAGTCTCCTACCCAACTCTTACTGCCGCACCCCACGCGTTCATTAATGCCTACAAAAATGCTCTGGGTGTTGCAGTTGCTACAGAGTATTCCTTCCCACAGGCTGAGCAAGTGAAAGAATACTTGAAG GATCCAAGCAAGTTTGCTGCAATGTTGGCTCCTGTTGCAGTTGCTGATACTGGTGCTGCTCCAAGTGCTACTACAAAGGtggaagagaagaaggaagagccAGAAGAGGAGTCTGATGATGACATGGTTCTCGGTTTGTTTGACTGA